ATGTGTTGGTAGAAAATGGTTTGGGTTTGGAGGAATTTTTAGAAGACACGGTTAAAAATGCCCAAAATCCCAAATTGTTTGAAATTGATGCCAGTAAAGGTATCCAACCGTTAAATGAAATTTCCCCTGTTGAGAAAACTAGTAACAAAGAGGAAGAACACAACCACGAACACGCTGAGGGGAACCCTCATGTTTGGTTAGATCCAGTTTTAGCAAAACAACAAATTGCTAATATTCGAGATGGGTTAATTGCTGCTGATCCTGCCAATAAAGCAACTTATGAGGCAAATGCAGCAGCGTACGTTAAGCAATTAGAAAGTCTAGATAGCGACTTTAAGCAAACTGTGCAGAAGACTCCTAATTGTACCTTTGTCACCTTCCATGATGCCTATCCATACTTAGCTAAACGCTATAACCTAAACCAAGTCGCAGTCGTGGAAATTCCCGAAGACCAACTTGCACCGACGGACGTACAAAATGCAGTTAATGTAGTGAAAAAGTATAAAGTTAAAGCTTTATTTGGCGAACCTGGAGTAGATAACAAATTGTTAACAAGCCTTTCTCAGGACTTGAATTTAACTGTGCGTCCCCTGGATTCTTTGGAAAGTGGCGATACAGATCCACAGTATTATTTCAAGGCAATGCGAAATAATTTGCAAACCTTAGAATCAGCCTGCAAATAATTTTTTTCTTTGTCATTTGTCCTTTTTACAAGTGCTAATGACGAATGATGAATGCTTAATGATGAATGCTTGATGATTAACCATTTTCCTGTCTTAAAAGTAGAAAGATTGACTGTTTATCAAGGCAGCTACCTAGCTGTTCGAGATGTTTCGTTTGAATTATTTTCAGGAACGAATACAGCCATAGTTGGTCCTAATGGTGCCGGTAAAAGTACACTGGTGCAAGCAGTTTTGGATTTGATTCCCCGAAGTGCTGGCAAGATTGAAATACTTGGTCGCCCAATAACACGCTTGGGGAATTTACGTCACCAGTTGGGCTATATGCCACAAAATTTTATCTTTGACCGCAGCTTTCCCATTTCTGTTAGTGAATTGGTGGGGTTGGGATGGGTTGGTTCATCTCGTTCCAATTCCCTCACAAGCGGGGGAGAGATCAGAAAAAAGTTTTTTCGCAGGGGTTTAGGGGGATCTAGTAGAGAAAAATCAGCAGCAGTTGCTGAAGCTTTGCGGCGAACCGATGCTTACCATCTGCGAAATCAAGCAATTGGCACTCTCAGTGGCGGTCAACTCAAGCGGGTGTTGTTAGCATACTGTTTGGTCATGCCTCGGAAACTTTTGGTTCTAGACGAGGCGTTCGCAGGGGTAGATGTGCAAGGTGCAGCGGATTTTTATACCCTGCTGAATGAACTGAAGCAGGAAGAAGGATGGACAGTGTTGCAGGTTTCCCATGACATTGATATGGTCAGCCGCTATTGCGATCGCGTTATTTGCTTCAACCAAACTATCGTTTGTACTGGAGTTCCAGAAATTGCCCTTTCGGCGCAAAACCTTTTAGCAACATACGGTCCTGCCTTCCGTCGCTATCAACATAATCATAACTAAATTATGAGAAAGAAAGAAGATAGAAAATAAAACAATTTCTGTATTCTTCATTCTTCATTCTTCATTCTTCTGTGTTCACTCCTGTTCATCTAAGTGTTCAGCAACAGATAGATAAAGAGCCAAAACATGACTATCGTGGAGGCAATAGAAGACATTACGACCTTGCTTGCGGTAACTGACCAAACGCATTGCCCGTAAGTTTCTTAGTTGGTGGGAGACAGCAGATTCACTCATACTTAGTACTGCTGCCAAATCACTCACACAAAGTTCTTGTTGAGCTAACAGTGAGAGAATTCTGAGACGATTAGCATCCCCTAAAAAGCTAAAAAATTCTGCCATACGCTGCGCTTTCTCACTGTTGAGAACCTGATGTGATAGAGGTTGAACCTCATCAGTCTCTAGATTTTGTATTTGATTATACTTAGCAATTTCTTTTTGGGGAAGAGAATTGGTGATATTAGCTGACATAGTATTATTGTGGACACCTTGTTGTTGTTTTTTAGTAAAAAAGAAATCTTATAAACTCAAAATTATTTAATAAATATGTATGGAAGATAACATATGCGTTTCCTAAATGATTGTCAAATAGCGTGGCTTGCCGTCACCAATGCCAATGACCTGATGACCTTGCTACAGTTTCCTTTTATGCAACGTGCTATTGCAGGTGCTGTTTTGATGGGAATACTTGGCGGTTTACTAGGCAGTTTTGTCACCTTGCGCCAGTTGTCTTTTTTCAGCCATGCTGTTGGTCATGCTGCTTTAGTAGGTGTGGCGTTAGGTGTGCTGTTACAGTTAAATCCCACTTGGATGCTGCTACCATTCACACTTATTTTTGGGTTACTTGTCCTCTACTTTATAGAGAAAACGGATTTAGCTAGCGACAGCGTTCTGAGCATTGTCCTGTCAGGCGCGTTGGCAATAGGAGTGATTCTTAGCAGCTCAATTAAAGGATATCGAGGTAACCTCATGGGAGTGCTATTTGGCGATATTCTCGCTATTGACCTGACAGATTTGGTTTTGACCCTGCTTGTACTTGTTGGAAGCAGCCTATTCTTATTATCAACCCTCAGACAGCAAATTTTGTTAACACTTAACCCTGCTGTGGCAAAGGTTCAAGGCATCCCAGTTCAGTGGTATCGTTATGGGTTTGTCGTATTGCTGTCATTAGCTGTTGCTGTGGCAATTAAAGCTGTCGGTGTTTTACTCGTCAACGCCTTTTTGGTCATTCCCGCTTCTTGTGCCAAACTGATGAGTCACCACTTTAACCGTTTCTTGTTGTTATCAGTGATTATTGGTGCAACAAGCAGCTTTGCTGGCATAATCGTATCGGGTCTTTTCAACTTTGCCTCCGGTCCTAGTATCGTTCTTGTTCAGTTTGTGGTATTTCTGACAGTTTTCAGTTGGGTCAAGGTGAAGACAAAAGCCGCATAAATTTTTTTCGCTCAGGACTTGCAAAAATCTAAGGAGTTTGCTAAATTAAGTAATCGTGGTCAACAAAAAACACCACGCCGGGATAGCTCAGTTGGTAGAGCAGAGGACTGAAAATCCTCGTGTCACCAGTTCAAGTCTGGTTCCTGGCATACAATCAAATAGCTGAAAGCCTTGGTTTATCAAGGTATTCAAGAAACTCCTAACTAGAACTTATTAAGCTTCTAGTGGGAGTTTTTGCATTTTTGGGCTTGACTTTGACTATGAATTGACTATGATAGCTATATAGAGCAGAGGAATTTTCATATTCATTTTAAGGATATGGTAATGAAAGTAGAACATAAAGCAACTAAAGGTTCAGTCGGTGTTGAGTCATTCCAAGACAGACTGAGACTACGTTTGCCACGTAACCTATATGGGGGGAAACAAAAGTATCTAACTTTGGGAATGGCAGATACACCAGAGAATCGCAAGCTGGCAGAGGCTAAGGCAAAACAGATCGAATCTGATATTGTATTTGAACGTTTTGACCCTACACTAGCTAAATATAAACCTCAAAGTCATTTAACTCTGGTTGTACCCATAACAGAAGGTCAGGAACAGCTAACATTGACTGAGTTATGGGATAAGTACACGGCTTATAAGTCTAAAACTGTAAGTGTAACCACTATTAACAAGGATTTTAAGAAGACTAGAAACCACATTGCTAGTTTGCCAACATACAAGCTTTCAGAAGCAGTAATCATTAGAGACTTCTTACTTGAAAAATTAACCCCTAATGCAGCAAAACGTGTCCTAACTCAATTAAAAGCTTGTTGTGATTGGGCAATAGACTCTGAGTTGATTAGTAGTAACCCATTTGTGGGGATGTCACAAAAAGTAAAAGTAGCTGTGAAAGATGAAGATGAGGCAATCAACCCATTTAACAAAGGTGAGCAAGAACAAATTATCGCGGCGTTTAAGAGGAATATATACTACAGTCACTATACAAACTATGTTAGTTTCCTGTTTATGACAGGTTGTAGGACTTCTGAAGCTATAGGGCTAACTTGGGGTCACATTAATAGTAATTTGACTTTGATTACCTTCAGTGAAGCAGTTGTAGAAGGGAATCGTAAAGACACCAAGACTCATAAAAGCCGCAAATTTCCTATTAATCAATCACTTAAAGAATTGTTACTTTCCATTAAGCCAAACAATCCTAATCCAGAAACACCAGTCTTTAAAGCTCCCAAAGGTGGTTTAATCGATGCTCATAACTTCCTTAATCGTGCATGGAAAACAGTACTGTCTGAGTTAGATATTCCTTACCGTCCTCAGTATCATACACGACATACCTTTATCACAAAGTGCTTAGAAGCTGGTGTGAGTGTTGTACAGGTTGCTAAGTGGGTAGGAAACTCACCAGAGATAATCATGAAACATTACGCAGGCACAATAAGACAGATTCAAGTACCAGAGTTTTAACAGCACTTAAAAATAAAAAATAACAAGGGATAGTAAATATGCATTACTATCCCTTTTTCTTACGTTAGATAATTGCCTTAATAGTACTAACATAACTAAATTAATATTTTTGATTTTAAGGTTAATAAATTAAAGTGTATAAAAAATAGATAATTGCAGTAAATAAAACATTTTTTTTCTAAAAATTGAATGCATTAAGAAAACCGTTTTAATAATACAAATATTTTTTTATATTAAAAATAAAATTAACTGCTCAAATTTTAAATAAGTAAAATAGCGAATTTTGTATACAAGTTTGATAAAAATTATTATTACTCCTTAAGGAATAATTACAAATTTGGATTTGTATGTTTACAATAAAATTTAGATGAATAAAAAACGTTGAGCCTTGAAAACTGCATATTACCTAATCACGCTTTTTTAAAAGCCTGATTATTCCTCTTTTAAAGAGAGGGTTAGCTTTCTATTTAGAAGATAGCTAGGTCGCATTGCTAAAATAAATTTAACCATAATGATAACTATGAGTATTAAGCAAAATTCTCTAACTTGTGTTGTACCAACTCGATTAACCATTAACGATTATGAACTTTTATTGGATGTTGCTAAACAACAGAAAATTACAATTTCTGCTTTACTTAGAAAGTTAGCTATAAAGTATATATATCTACAACATAAAGAAATACCAGCACTTAATAATTAAGTACTGGTATTTCTAATTTTTTACAAGTTCAACTATAACAGTTACTCATAAAAACAATTTACTCATGGATAATAATAATTTTAACAGTTTTCATAATAATGAAACCCAAAAAATAGTTAATTTAAGACAGAATGAGCCTTCTCCACAATTACTATTACTAACATCAAAAAATGACAGTAGTAGCCTTCAAAAAGTTAATCATGAAATTAGTAAGATATCTAGAAATACACAAGGTAAAATTCCACAAGCCGATATTGTAGGTAAACAGATAGCTGAAAAAAATAGAGGTAAATGGATATTTAACGGTGAAGCTAATTGTTGGATGGTTTATGAATTAAAAAAACCTGGTATTTGGAGTCAAGTAAAGGACTATTATGTTGAAGTATTAATCAATAAAGAACTCAAAGAGCAAGAAATAGCTGGCTATGGAAGTTCTAGCTATATAAATAATATCAGGGATAAAATAAGAATGGAATTGATAGAGATGAGTTGGCAAGAAAACTCTCCTAAAAAGTTACTACCATTTCAAAACTGCGTCCTAGAAATAGCTACAGGAAATGTTCTCCATCATTCACCAGACTATAAGTTTACTTGGTGTTTACCGCGTGATTTTGATACTTCTAGTAATGAGTTTCCAGTTATTAATGGGTGGTTAGATGAAGTCACAAACAATAATGAGTCAATCAAAAAAATATTACTAGCTTACTTAGCTGCTATTTTCAAAGGTCGTACTGACCTTCAACTGTTCTTACATTTAATTGGTGCTGGTGGTACAGGTAAAAGTACATTTGTTAGGCTTGCACAAATGCTTGTAGGTGATAATAATATATGTATAACTAATCTCAAAGATTTTTGTAATAATCGGTTTGGAACATCAAATGCTTTCAAAAAGCGACTGGTAGTATTCCCAGATCAAGACAGATATCGTGGAGACTTACAAAAATTCAAGTCCATTACAGGACAAGACTTCATTTTTGCGGAAGAAAAAGGTAAGCAAGGGTTTCAATTCAAATTTGATGGTATGGTCATCATGGCATCAAACGACTCTGTATTTGATACTCGTAACTCATCCTGGTTGACGAGGAGACAGATTTTAGTTCCATTTACAAAAACTATAGATAAAACAAAGCGTAGAGATTTAGAAAAAGAGTTTCAACCTGAGTTGAATGCATTAACTCAATATTTACTGAAGATTTCTGATGAGACGGTTACTCAGATATTGAGGTGTGCAGCCGATAACCCAGAACTAGCTAAACATACTTTAGATCATCAAATAAATAGTAATCCTATTGCTGCTTGGATTGATGAATGTGTTATCCGAGATAGCAGTAGTAAAAGTCCAATAGGGAGTGATAAGACAGATACTAATACTCTATTTGGTAGCTATACTCAATGGTGTTTTAAGTGTGGTAGCACTGCTCAAAGTTTGCCTAAATTTAGCCCTAATCTATTAGATTTTTGTAACTCTACCCTTGGGTGGTCTGATGTTATAAAGCTACCACGTACCAACAAAGGTTATTTTATTAATGGCTTGAGATTACGTCAACTGGATAAGGATGACCATATTCCTTCACCACTAGCAGTTAGTGTAGAGCCAAACCTACACAGTGAAGAGTGGGGTGTAGCATCCTAACTCAGTTAGGATAAGGGTTGTGTAGGTTGTGTAGGGTTTGAGCATTATTCCTTATATATTGAGGAATGATGCTCTAACTTGAAAGGATATTAGATAATCACAAAAAGATATATCTATAACCCTACACACTCTACATAACCCAGTGAGTATAAGGGTTACAACACTACACTTGACTCTGCACAGTGTAGTGTTAACAATACACACCTAAAGTAATCTAGGCACTCATAAGTAATATAAGTAACTTCACTCAGGCACTTTCTAAGTATTAAGAGTTACTCTCCTAAGAATGAGAGTATCAGTAGTATCAATTGAATATGGATATTGCAAGAGCAATGTATAAAGGTGGCAAAATTATTCATGCAGATGAATGTGACTTTGCTTCCTATAAAAATTTAGGTTTACTTTGTCCTTTCTGTAAACAAGAAGTTTATTTAAGGAAGGGTAATATTAGAAAACCTTATTTTGCTCATTTTCATGCCACTTGTTCTAGACAAGTAGAAGAATGTGAACTGAGAGCATCAGTTTATAGTACCAGTACAAAAATTAGTAGTTTCATTCAAGATAGAACACAAAGATTACAGATATTTCAACAACACTTCTTAAGTATGATTTATGTAGAAAAAAATAAAATTATTGAAGATTACCAATTTAATAATTGGATTACTTTAGTTAAAGGTGAGAATAATGACGCAATTAATAATATTAGTAAAGTTTGTAGAGAATTTTTTCTTAAAAATTATAAAGAAATAGAGAAAATATACACTAGTTTACGAATGTAAAACTACTATTATAGTTCTTATATACAACTAACTTAATTACTTTTACCTTTAATTAATTAAATAAAAAAATATTTAAATTACTACTATTATCTTTATTTTATAAAGTATTACTAATGTATGTAATTTAAACTATCTAGCTTATCACTAATTAACTTAATTAACTAAAGCGCCGCTATTATTTTTCTATCTCTATCGCTAGTTATTCCAATGTAATAAGTTCATTATGGTATTGATTCACCTTAATTCTACAAACTTAATTACAATAAAAAAGATAAATAATTGGAGCTATTAATGTATATTTTTTATCTGTAATATTCTTCTAACGTAAGAGTAGTTACTGGAATTACTATTCTCGCCGCTTAACGCACTTAATTTAACTTTAGTACAACTAAGCTTACTGATTTTAGGTGGTGTTACTTGAGCCAATAACGTACTTCTTTAGTTTTTAGATGTAAAGCAAATCATGCATCTATAAAATTAATTTATAACTTATATTTTTTCTAAATTTTGATGACTAGCAAAAAAGAGGATATATACTAATTGTATATATCCTTTAATAGTTAAAATTCTTTTTATTAATTAGTTACTATAATACACAAAATCTTTTCACCATATTATTCGTCGTCATCATTAGATAAAATATAAAAACTATTATCATAATTATTAGACCTAGGCTTGTATCGAGAATATATTTTTTCTAACTCTCCATATAGTTCTTCAACTGATTGAGGGTAACATTCATCGTGTGTTTTATATCTTTTTTCTAACCATTCTACCACTATATCGCTATTCGAGATATTACGAATTATAGCTTCTGATTCTATTCTGTAACTTAAATATTCAGTTAATTCAATTGTTATTGTATTTTTTTTGTTGTTCATAATCATCATCGCTTATTTCTTAACTAGATTTTTTACTTGATTGACTTCATTTGGGCACTTGGTTTTTAACTCATTAAGTGCTTCCCTGATGAGTGTACTAGTGTTTTGACCGCGTAATGCAGCCCATAAACTTAATTCATAATGTTCTAATCCTGTTACTCTAAATGTTATGTATTTAGCCATTTATTATGTTGAAAAACCACATCTATATTGTAATATTTTTAATTTGTGTTGTGTTGTAATTTCAAATTAAATAATAAAAAATAATCCATTAGAGGTAGATGCTATGTCTCTAGCCAGAATAGGATTCATAAATATGCTGATAAACTTCCAAGCACTTTTTTTCATACAATTCTGATGAATAACTGGCTGGTAGTTTATCCAAAATATCTTTAATAGTTACTTCTACACTTGCCCTAGTTTGCTGACGTTTACGCCAATCTAAAACTAACTTCTCGCGCTTTAAAGTTTCTAATAGTTCTTTGGCTACTTGTTTTACTTCCTGTTCTTCCTGTTGCGTTAATTTTATTTCTGTGTTTTTCAGCAAATCAAAAACTGCTAGTTCCTCTTCTGTCAAATTTTCAGAAATGGCACGTTTATCTTCTGTCTTTAAATCTTGGGCAAATGCTATCAATTCATTGAAGAACCACTCAACGTTACGAGAACCCGCGTTATACTCATCAATCATTTTCTGGAATTTTTCTAGATAATTGATGCGAGTTCTGTTTAATTGCACCATCTGCTGTAATTTGTGGTTAACTGTCCCTTTGAGTTTTTCTGCTTCTGTATGTTGATAACCTGTTGCAAATTTGGCTTGCAGTGCATCAAAATCTAACTGGCTTAAATCAACGAGTTGTCTGGGATTGCTAGGAATTATAAATTCTCCAGCAGTAATGGAATCATCTAATATTTCCCCTACTGTGTCCATCACATTAGATATATCGTTATCTGGTGTTTCAAGACGGATTTTTTCTGCGAGTCTTTCTAAAAGTGCTTGAGTTTTGGAAAATTCATTAGCAGTAGTATCAGGAAGGATGCCTTTATAAAGACGGGTGACGTTCCTGGTGATAGAAAAATAGGTGCGTTTGGAGTCATCGTTAACTAAAATAGCTTCTACCGCATCATCCCAAACTTTGGTACGTGCAAATGCATTTTGGGTGGTTTCTAACTTGCTAAAATTAATTCCTTTAGCAGTGCAGAATTCTGTAGCTTCTGCGATCGCCAATCTTAATTGTTCTACTAAAGCCGATTTATCTTTAACTGGGGTATCTCCTTCTGTAACTCCACCACCAGAAGCAGAACCATAGATAGCGAGTGCTTGCTGTAAATTCTTGAAGACTCCTATGTAATCTACTATGAGTCCATTAATTTTATTTTGAAAAACACGGTTAGCCCTAGCAATAGTTTGCATGAGGGTATGGTTCTTCATAGGTTTGTCTAGGTAGATAGTAGAACAACTGGGGACATCAAACCCAGTTATCCACATTGCACAAACAAACACTATACGTAGTGGGTGAGATGAATCTTTAAATTTTTCATCTAATGCAGGAGACTCACTCACTAACCTTTTACGGTGAGGAGTGATATCTAGTCCCTTTTTTTGGAACTCTTCCACTTCATTCTGAGACGGAGAGATGATGACTGCCATGTCAGTCTCTTCTATATATTTAATAGTGACAGATAATTTCTTTTGTTCAAATTCACTCAAGTTATTTTCAGCTAGCTGAACTTTTAAATTTTGTAAATACTGTTGCCAGTGGTGCTGGACTTTGTTGTACATCTTAACTGTAGTAAAGCGATCAATACTCACTATCATTGCTTTACCTTGGTAGCCCCGCCCCAGATAGTGAGTGACTATATCTTGAGCAATTTTATTTAAACGGTCATCTCTGGTAATTAATTGATATTCTCTAGCACATTGTCTTTCTAGTTTACGTTCTTGCTCTTCATCCAGCATCGCTGACTCAATGATTTCTTCTATATCTTCATTGAGTTCATCATTGGTCAGTTGCAGTTCTGGGATACGGTTTTCATAGTAGAGTGGAACTGTTGCCCCATCTTCTATTGATTGTTTGAAGTTGTAAATGCTGATGTAGTCACCAAAAGTTTTTTTAGTTTCTTGTTCCCCGATCATTAAGGGTGTACCAGTAAAACCAATAAAAGCTGCATTGGGTAAAGCATTCCTCATGTTGAGGGCAAATGTATCATACTGGCTACGGTGAGCTTCATCTGCAATGACTATAATGTCTGAACGTGGAGAAATGAGGGGATATGTTCCACCTTTTTCTATACGAAACTTCTGAATCATCGTGAAGATGTAACGATGATCTTCATTGAGAAGTTTCTTTAGGTGTTCCCCATTGCTTGCTCTGACATTTTTTTCTATTTCTGTAACTGCACCAGCATAAGCAAAGTTTTTATAGATTTGTTCATCTAAATCTTCTCTATCTGTGATAATCACAAATGTCCAGTTACCATAGAGTTTTCTGAGTACTTTCTGGGAGAAAAAGACCATTGAGTAGCTCTTACCACTCCCTTGGGTATGCCAGAATACTCCTAGTTTCCCTTTGTTGGATTTAATTTGCTGAACTGCTGTAACTGCTTGGTTGACACCTAAGTACTGGTGATTTTTAGCAATAATTTTAACTAAGCTACCTTTAGCTAAATAAAAGAAAATAAAATTCTCTACTATATCTAGTAATTTAGTTTTCTCACAAGTGCCTCTGATAATAGTGTCTAGGGAAACAATACCCTCTTCCCCTTCACTGTTGATTTTCTTCCACTCAGAGAAATGATCCCATTTAGCAGTTAAGCTACCAATACGGCTTTTAGTTCCATTGGAGAGAATAATGAAGGCATTGTACCAAAACAGTTGGGGGATGGTTTGCTTATAATCTGTGAGATTGTTTTTATAAGCAAGTTCTAATCGTTTGTGATGTGCCTTAAGTTCAATGAAGACTAGAGGTAAACCATTGACAAACCCTACTAAGTCAGCACGTCTGGTGTAGATTTCTCCTGTAACCCAGAATTGGGAAGCAAGAAAGAAATTATTATTCTCCGGTTTATTCCAGTCTATGACTTTGACTGTTTCTGTTTGGTCTTCACCATCATCATTTTTGAAGCTAACTTTCACCCCATCCTTGAGGAGTTGATAGATTTGGGAGTTAGCATTGGCTAAACTCAAGGTGCTTCTGTCACGAGTTAATTCTTCTATGGCAAGTTGGATAGCTTCTGTTGGTATATTAGGATTTAACTTTTGTAAAGCTGTCCTCAGTTTGGGAATTAAAACGACTTCACCCTTTGTCTCTCGCCCTACTGTACTGTTTATACCAAAGTTTTCATTATAACAGTTGGCTGTTTCCCAGTGGAGTTGAGAGAATAGCTCAATGGTTGCATTCTCTAAAGCTTCTTCTGAGTCAGGATGAGGAGGGTGCATAGGTAAGTGTATTTAGATGGAGTTAGTATTGATTTATATTTCCACTATGCACCATCATGTTAGTAACCCGCCATATTAGGCGGCTACATCTTCTGTTGTATTGATATCCAGATGTTCTACATCTATTTCACCTGAGATGAGTTTGGGAAGGAGTAGATCACGGGTTTTGCAGAGGTTTAAGTTTTTCTCTGTAAGAATTTCAAGATTGCGGAATATAGGTTGAACAAATTTTTCAAAACTTTGTACAAGTATTGAATTTGGGGCAACTATTTTGAGGTTATGCATATCTTCTTTAGTCACAGACTTGAAGATAGTACCTCCTCCCATTAAATCTTCTTCTTGAAATTTATCTTTCAACTGTTGAAATACAAATAATTGATTGGCACTCTTACTACGGATGGCACATAAACCACGACCAATGATAATTTTCTTATTTGCAAGATTAATACGTCCAACTGGCGCTCTAACACTAAACAAAATATCTCCAGCTTCAGCAATACGATTTTGTACAGTGCAGAAAATACGGTCAATTGGAAATCTATCGCCAAAATCTGTTACACCTTGATGAAACGGTAAACCTTCTTGATTTTGATTGTAGAATTCAGACTTAGGAGATTGACCCATAGTAATGTTGCAAATGTCACTAAGTTTTTTAACCTCCCAACCTTCAGGAATCAGTCCCAATTCTGAATCAACCATTTTGGTTTGTTCATGACCAGGGAAGCGGAATTTGACAAACCACTCATGGTAGAGGGTTTGTGCCATTTCTTCTAATATTTTGATGCGTCTTGTGTTGTTTTCAATTAGGTCATCATAGGCTGAGAGTATGGCGGTGATTTTCTTCTGCGTGGGGAGTGGGGGGTAAGTGATTGGAATGCTGCGAATAATTGTAGTATTTA
The sequence above is a segment of the Mastigocladopsis repens PCC 10914 genome. Coding sequences within it:
- a CDS encoding restriction endonuclease subunit S is translated as MGENSLMIWVRRTLGEICDEVKGIIRTEPFGSQLHQSDYQDEGLPVVMPKDIIDAKISVEGIARIGEKDVERLAQHRLKKGDIVYGRRGDIGRRALINDREAGWLCGTGCLRISLGNSVLNPNFLYYYLGESKVIAWIYNQAVGATLANLNTTIIRSIPITYPPLPTQKKITAILSAYDDLIENNTRRIKILEEMAQTLYHEWFVKFRFPGHEQTKMVDSELGLIPEGWEVKKLSDICNITMGQSPKSEFYNQNQEGLPFHQGVTDFGDRFPIDRIFCTVQNRIAEAGDILFSVRAPVGRINLANKKIIIGRGLCAIRSKSANQLFVFQQLKDKFQEEDLMGGGTIFKSVTKEDMHNLKIVAPNSILVQSFEKFVQPIFRNLEILTEKNLNLCKTRDLLLPKLISGEIDVEHLDINTTEDVAA
- a CDS encoding type I restriction endonuclease subunit R gives rise to the protein MHPPHPDSEEALENATIELFSQLHWETANCYNENFGINSTVGRETKGEVVLIPKLRTALQKLNPNIPTEAIQLAIEELTRDRSTLSLANANSQIYQLLKDGVKVSFKNDDGEDQTETVKVIDWNKPENNNFFLASQFWVTGEIYTRRADLVGFVNGLPLVFIELKAHHKRLELAYKNNLTDYKQTIPQLFWYNAFIILSNGTKSRIGSLTAKWDHFSEWKKINSEGEEGIVSLDTIIRGTCEKTKLLDIVENFIFFYLAKGSLVKIIAKNHQYLGVNQAVTAVQQIKSNKGKLGVFWHTQGSGKSYSMVFFSQKVLRKLYGNWTFVIITDREDLDEQIYKNFAYAGAVTEIEKNVRASNGEHLKKLLNEDHRYIFTMIQKFRIEKGGTYPLISPRSDIIVIADEAHRSQYDTFALNMRNALPNAAFIGFTGTPLMIGEQETKKTFGDYISIYNFKQSIEDGATVPLYYENRIPELQLTNDELNEDIEEIIESAMLDEEQERKLERQCAREYQLITRDDRLNKIAQDIVTHYLGRGYQGKAMIVSIDRFTTVKMYNKVQHHWQQYLQNLKVQLAENNLSEFEQKKLSVTIKYIEETDMAVIISPSQNEVEEFQKKGLDITPHRKRLVSESPALDEKFKDSSHPLRIVFVCAMWITGFDVPSCSTIYLDKPMKNHTLMQTIARANRVFQNKINGLIVDYIGVFKNLQQALAIYGSASGGGVTEGDTPVKDKSALVEQLRLAIAEATEFCTAKGINFSKLETTQNAFARTKVWDDAVEAILVNDDSKRTYFSITRNVTRLYKGILPDTTANEFSKTQALLERLAEKIRLETPDNDISNVMDTVGEILDDSITAGEFIIPSNPRQLVDLSQLDFDALQAKFATGYQHTEAEKLKGTVNHKLQQMVQLNRTRINYLEKFQKMIDEYNAGSRNVEWFFNELIAFAQDLKTEDKRAISENLTEEELAVFDLLKNTEIKLTQQEEQEVKQVAKELLETLKREKLVLDWRKRQQTRASVEVTIKDILDKLPASYSSELYEKKCLEVYQHIYESYSG